Proteins from a single region of Chloroherpeton thalassium ATCC 35110:
- a CDS encoding bifunctional folylpolyglutamate synthase/dihydrofolate synthase has translation MNYQETIEFLFPLRRFGQKLGLENIQALCDALGNPERNLGTIVHVAGTNGKGSVSAMTASICKEMGKKVGLYSSPHLACFTERIKINGMSIPKEKVAEYCTQIKEIVPRISSTFFEVTTALAFKYFAEEKVDVSVIETGIGGRLDATNVIPSSYSVITNVELEHTEWLGETKEKIAVEKADIIRPKSSVFTAAKDLDALEVITRTARDRKAKIRIASALSDYQIISQEIGLLSVHLRTKRRTYHGLKVPFSGSYQAENAQLAILLAEEMGADELQIRNGLANVHQNTGHRARLERVQEKPVVLLDVSHNPPGMQATVKTISHYRKNYARVAVVFAALQEKDVASMVAALKNGCDKIFVSELKIEKALPATEIHQICEAQDVRAEVFPNPMDAIAAAKAFVGEDGLVLITGSFYLAGEVLAFLEPDVLETQHS, from the coding sequence ATGAATTATCAAGAAACAATAGAATTTCTTTTTCCGCTTCGGCGTTTTGGTCAAAAGCTTGGGTTGGAAAACATTCAGGCGCTTTGCGATGCGCTTGGAAATCCTGAGCGTAATTTAGGAACGATTGTTCATGTGGCTGGGACAAACGGAAAAGGCTCTGTTTCGGCGATGACTGCCTCGATTTGCAAAGAAATGGGCAAAAAAGTCGGGCTCTATTCTTCACCTCACTTGGCTTGTTTTACTGAACGCATCAAGATCAACGGCATGTCAATTCCAAAGGAAAAAGTTGCCGAATACTGCACACAAATTAAAGAAATTGTCCCGCGCATCAGTTCTACATTTTTTGAGGTAACCACCGCGCTTGCCTTTAAATATTTTGCAGAAGAAAAAGTCGACGTTTCCGTCATCGAAACTGGCATAGGCGGTCGGTTGGATGCTACAAATGTAATCCCATCAAGTTACTCGGTGATTACGAATGTAGAGCTTGAACATACCGAGTGGTTGGGAGAAACGAAGGAAAAAATCGCAGTGGAAAAAGCCGATATTATTCGACCAAAATCGTCTGTTTTTACGGCAGCCAAAGACTTAGATGCACTTGAGGTGATCACCCGCACGGCTCGCGATAGAAAAGCAAAGATTCGCATTGCTTCAGCTTTATCGGATTATCAAATTATTTCTCAAGAAATTGGACTACTGAGCGTGCATTTACGAACAAAGCGGCGAACCTATCACGGCTTAAAAGTGCCCTTTTCCGGTTCGTATCAAGCGGAAAATGCACAGCTGGCCATTTTGCTCGCGGAAGAAATGGGGGCGGATGAGCTTCAGATTCGAAATGGCTTAGCAAACGTGCATCAAAACACAGGGCATCGTGCACGCTTGGAACGCGTGCAAGAAAAACCCGTCGTTTTGCTCGATGTCTCGCATAACCCGCCAGGTATGCAAGCAACAGTGAAGACGATTTCGCACTATCGAAAGAATTATGCGCGGGTGGCTGTCGTTTTTGCGGCGCTTCAGGAAAAAGATGTTGCCTCTATGGTTGCGGCGTTGAAGAACGGTTGCGATAAAATATTTGTTTCGGAGTTGAAGATAGAAAAAGCGCTTCCCGCAACCGAAATTCATCAAATCTGTGAAGCTCAAGACGTGCGTGCAGAAGTCTTTCCAAATCCCATGGATGCCATAGCGGCAGCAAAAGCATTTGTCGGTGAAGATGGGCTGGTTTTAATAACCGGATCGTTTTACTTGGCCGGCGAAGTGTTAGCGTTTTTAGAGCCTGATGTTTTGGAAACACAGCATTCATAA
- a CDS encoding NB-ARC domain-containing protein, which yields MKQNIITLDGNRNIVLQDISGSAVTINTADAEDILQKLEALQNEQLAVLRQMAEEQSETLPDLFKKLLRGVASEKNVVHGNISARSVKMGDEVHYHYYILPAREKLPKKLTSDIPLLPASHIVGREEELMDLRKLLVQNREALLLNGLGGIGKTTLAQVFAHTHFADYAHIAWITQEAESDFLLDFISAEDFRENLAVLPALTEPADIFHAMLRKLNAIEDKPNLLIVDNANKSVSQFKDMLPCAPEWHILLTSRTELTGFTPKRLDFLSPENAFLLFKKHYPIQNGLTDTQITELIELVDCHTLTIEILAKTAEGQNYPFEKLKNALKHDARSGVEIYRSDTPEKTVTIEKITSYLCAVFSLSGLEGDELWLLQQLCALPAEYHEFSLLQTLLQPKKRKKISFLDKIIHWFHHKATNEENSVAPALKALTKKGWLLKNAETNSYKMHKVVGEVVRKKALPTIADIEPLLNAVTEMLSLDQTKDNPIEKFPWIPFGNAVLEVADLQPALAAEEEKNIAVLQNNLALRLREFGKHEAAKTLLEKAVKSAEKNSARRIRPPQEAIPI from the coding sequence ATGAAACAAAACATCATTACACTTGACGGCAACCGCAACATCGTCCTGCAAGATATAAGCGGCAGCGCCGTTACCATCAACACCGCCGACGCGGAGGATATTCTCCAAAAGCTCGAGGCGCTGCAAAACGAACAACTGGCCGTTTTGCGGCAAATGGCTGAAGAGCAATCCGAAACGCTTCCCGATTTGTTCAAAAAACTGCTGCGCGGCGTGGCTTCGGAGAAAAATGTCGTGCATGGAAATATTTCCGCCCGCTCGGTGAAAATGGGCGACGAAGTGCATTATCATTATTACATTTTGCCCGCGCGAGAGAAGCTTCCCAAAAAACTCACTTCGGACATTCCCTTGCTTCCGGCGTCGCACATTGTGGGGCGCGAGGAAGAACTCATGGATTTGCGCAAGCTGTTGGTGCAAAATCGTGAAGCCCTTTTGCTGAACGGGCTGGGCGGCATTGGCAAAACCACGCTCGCGCAGGTTTTTGCCCACACGCATTTTGCCGATTATGCCCACATCGCTTGGATAACCCAAGAGGCCGAGAGCGATTTCCTCTTGGATTTCATTAGCGCGGAGGACTTTCGGGAAAATCTCGCCGTTTTGCCCGCACTCACCGAGCCAGCGGATATTTTTCATGCCATGCTCCGCAAGCTCAATGCCATAGAGGACAAACCGAACTTGCTCATTGTGGATAATGCCAACAAATCCGTTTCCCAATTTAAAGACATGCTGCCTTGCGCGCCCGAATGGCACATTTTGCTCACCTCGCGCACGGAACTCACCGGCTTTACGCCCAAACGCCTTGACTTTTTAAGCCCCGAAAATGCCTTTTTGCTTTTTAAAAAACATTACCCGATACAAAACGGCCTCACCGATACGCAAATAACGGAATTAATTGAACTGGTAGATTGCCACACGCTCACCATTGAGATTTTGGCCAAAACGGCGGAAGGGCAAAACTACCCGTTTGAAAAACTTAAAAATGCGCTAAAACACGATGCCCGCTCCGGCGTGGAGATTTACCGTTCCGATACACCGGAAAAAACGGTCACGATTGAGAAAATCACCTCCTATTTATGCGCCGTTTTTTCCTTAAGCGGGCTTGAAGGGGATGAACTTTGGCTTTTGCAACAACTTTGCGCACTGCCCGCCGAATATCACGAGTTTTCGCTTTTGCAAACATTGCTTCAACCTAAAAAAAGGAAGAAAATCTCATTCCTTGATAAAATAATTCATTGGTTTCACCACAAAGCTACCAATGAGGAAAATAGCGTTGCGCCCGCGTTAAAGGCCTTAACCAAAAAAGGCTGGCTGCTAAAAAATGCCGAAACGAATAGCTACAAGATGCACAAGGTGGTTGGCGAAGTGGTTCGGAAAAAAGCCCTGCCCACAATAGCGGACATTGAACCGTTGCTAAACGCCGTAACCGAAATGCTAAGCTTAGACCAAACGAAAGACAACCCGATAGAAAAATTCCCATGGATACCGTTCGGAAACGCCGTGCTGGAAGTGGCGGACTTGCAACCGGCCTTAGCGGCGGAAGAGGAAAAAAACATTGCCGTTCTCCAAAACAATTTAGCCTTGAGATTGAGGGAGTTTGGAAAGCATGAAGCGGCAAAAACGCTCCTGGAAAAAGCCGTGAAATCGGCTGAGAAAAACTCGGCGAGGCGCATCCGACCACCGCAAGAAGCTATTCCAATTTAG
- the rho gene encoding transcription termination factor Rho yields MSNNSSNATEMDATTVGLNINVLQKKKVAELNQMAKEMGIATSGLRKDELIYKMIEAQTQKETTTETSNVVVNTGVLQTIPEGYGFLRSADYNYLSSPDDIYVSPSQIKRFNMRTGDTVSGQVRAPKEGERFFALLKIETINGVDPEQIRDRVFFDNLTPLYPQERIKLETAPGQHPGRIMDIFTPIGKGQRGLIVAQPKTGKTMLLQKIANSIIKNHPEVYLIVLLIDERPEEVTDMQRSVKAEVVSSTFDEEPERHVQVADMVLDKAKRLVEVKKDVVILLDSITRLARAHNTVIPHSGKILSGGIDANALTKPKRFFGAARNVEEGGSLTIIATALVDTGSRMDDVIFEEFKGTGNMELVLDRRLSDRRVFPAIDILKSGTRKEELLISQEELSRTWLLRKYLADKNPIECMEFILDKMSETRSNKEFFKIMNA; encoded by the coding sequence ATGTCAAATAATTCAAGTAACGCAACGGAAATGGATGCGACAACCGTAGGGCTGAATATCAACGTCCTTCAGAAGAAAAAGGTCGCTGAACTGAACCAGATGGCTAAGGAAATGGGAATCGCGACAAGCGGTTTGCGAAAAGATGAGCTGATTTACAAAATGATCGAGGCTCAAACGCAGAAAGAAACCACAACGGAAACAAGCAATGTCGTCGTCAATACCGGCGTTTTGCAAACAATTCCTGAAGGATACGGTTTCCTTCGCTCTGCTGATTATAATTATCTCTCTTCACCTGACGACATTTATGTCTCGCCTTCTCAAATCAAGCGGTTTAATATGCGCACCGGCGATACTGTTTCCGGTCAAGTGCGTGCGCCAAAAGAAGGAGAGCGATTTTTTGCGCTTCTAAAAATTGAAACCATCAACGGCGTTGATCCAGAGCAAATCCGCGATAGAGTGTTCTTTGATAATCTCACGCCGCTGTATCCTCAAGAACGCATTAAGTTAGAGACCGCTCCAGGGCAGCATCCCGGTCGGATTATGGATATTTTTACCCCAATCGGAAAAGGGCAACGCGGCTTGATTGTGGCGCAGCCGAAAACGGGTAAAACCATGTTGCTCCAAAAAATTGCCAATAGCATTATTAAAAATCACCCGGAAGTTTATCTCATCGTGTTGCTTATCGACGAGCGTCCAGAGGAAGTGACCGACATGCAGCGCAGTGTTAAGGCCGAAGTGGTGAGCTCCACTTTTGATGAAGAGCCTGAACGCCACGTGCAAGTTGCCGATATGGTGCTCGATAAAGCCAAACGCTTGGTTGAAGTCAAAAAAGATGTGGTTATTCTGCTTGATTCCATTACACGTTTGGCTCGCGCTCACAACACTGTCATTCCACACTCTGGTAAAATTCTCTCTGGCGGTATCGATGCGAATGCGCTCACCAAGCCGAAGCGCTTTTTTGGTGCGGCAAGAAATGTCGAAGAAGGTGGCAGCTTAACGATTATCGCCACAGCACTGGTTGATACCGGCTCAAGAATGGACGATGTGATTTTTGAAGAATTCAAAGGAACAGGCAATATGGAACTGGTTCTCGATCGTCGCCTTTCTGATCGCCGCGTTTTCCCAGCCATCGATATTCTCAAATCCGGTACCAGAAAAGAAGAGTTGCTGATTTCTCAAGAAGAACTTTCCAGAACTTGGCTGCTTCGTAAATATCTTGCAGATAAAAATCCAATCGAATGTATGGAGTTTATCCTCGATAAAATGAGCGAAACTCGCAGCAATAAGGAGTTCTTCAAGATCATGAACGCATAA
- the ruvA gene encoding Holliday junction branch migration protein RuvA: protein MLSYLSGTLIEKFSTEIVVEVNGVGYLLNISATTHEKLPAIGNQIKILTYLYVREDALQLYGFITTEDREVFKLLIAISGVGPKLAQTILSGMSTAQLRESVIAGDTKALTAIAGVGKKTAERIILELKDKLVKLDLKIDIKETAFRSDKQQVRNDAYSALISLGFTKSIAEKAMRAAIAEVPDGSVDDLIRVALRHVQS from the coding sequence ATGTTATCTTATCTGAGCGGAACGCTTATTGAAAAATTCTCAACAGAAATAGTTGTTGAAGTCAATGGCGTGGGATATCTGTTGAATATTTCGGCAACCACGCACGAAAAACTGCCGGCAATTGGAAATCAGATAAAAATATTGACTTATCTTTATGTGCGAGAAGACGCGCTTCAACTTTATGGATTTATCACAACTGAAGATCGCGAGGTATTTAAACTTCTGATTGCCATTTCTGGCGTAGGTCCGAAACTTGCACAAACCATTCTTTCAGGTATGAGCACCGCACAGTTAAGAGAATCTGTGATTGCAGGAGACACAAAAGCACTAACAGCCATTGCAGGCGTCGGAAAAAAAACGGCTGAACGCATTATTTTGGAGCTGAAAGATAAGCTGGTAAAATTAGACCTTAAAATAGATATAAAAGAAACAGCGTTTCGCTCCGATAAGCAGCAAGTTCGAAATGATGCCTATTCTGCATTGATTTCTCTGGGATTTACAAAATCTATTGCAGAAAAAGCAATGCGAGCCGCTATTGCGGAAGTGCCTGATGGCTCAGTTGATGATCTAATTCGCGTTGCACTGCGGCATGTTCAAAGTTAA
- the alaS gene encoding alanine--tRNA ligase has product MTSKEIRQAFLDFFTSKQHEIVRSAPVIPADDPTLLFTNAGMNQFKDVFLGIGSRPYTRAADTQKCIRASGKHNDLEDVGRDTYHHTFFEMLGNWSFGDYYKKEAITWAWELLTDVWKLPKDRLYATVYKDDDEAFELWKSETDIAASHIQRHGEKDNFWEMGETGPCGPCSEIHIDLTPDKSGAALVNAGRPEVIEIWNLVFIQYNRDAAGKLHPLPAKHVDTGMGFERIAAVLQGKTSNYDSDVFTPILKKIGDITGKTYGGSMESDTDMAMRVLADHIRTLAFAIADGGTPSNEGRGYVLRRILRRGVRYARQLGQNEPTLYKLTEVLCETMGDVFPELVERRQVIEQVIKAEEESFLQTLDRGIEIFNGVTEKLKKSGGKVIDGADAFKLYDTYGFPLDLTRLMAEEIGLSVDEDGFLANMKEQKDRARKDRKEKSAVAEESGEWTIFAETLKTEFSGYETLEQKSRIARAKKAGEKLLLVLEKTPFYAESGGQQGDSGEIETDAFSFHISDTQKEGDLVLHIVDKITDKESGDAVAIENFDLEKLSSLEADAKVNAETRGATARNHTATHLLHEALREVLGEHVQQKGSLVGPERLRFDFSHFERVSEEAMAQIEQIVNAQIRMAKAVKKHADVPFEDAKKMGALAFFGDKYGDFVRVVEVPGYSVEFCGGTHLDNIGEIGLLKIVSESSIASGIRRVEAVTGKVAEDLFRSDRRKLQALRDTLSAQSEDAVLERVQKILEEKKELEKEVEKLRLELAASALDGLVKNAETLNGVKILAAEVKVSGADELKQLGEMARSKLGSGVLLLGAALGEKASLVAAVSDDVIKSHKLQAGKLVGEVAKVVKGGGGGRPNLATAGGKDPQKLSEAIEKFKEIVTAALA; this is encoded by the coding sequence ATGACATCAAAAGAAATACGACAAGCCTTTTTGGATTTTTTTACATCGAAACAACATGAAATCGTGCGTTCCGCGCCTGTGATTCCGGCGGACGACCCGACCTTGCTTTTTACCAACGCCGGCATGAACCAATTCAAGGATGTCTTTCTCGGCATCGGCTCGCGCCCCTACACCCGCGCCGCCGATACGCAAAAGTGCATCCGCGCTTCCGGCAAACATAACGACTTGGAGGACGTCGGGCGCGACACCTATCACCACACCTTTTTTGAAATGCTCGGCAACTGGTCGTTCGGCGATTATTATAAAAAAGAAGCGATTACTTGGGCGTGGGAGCTTTTGACCGATGTTTGGAAACTGCCGAAAGACCGCCTTTACGCAACCGTTTATAAAGACGACGACGAAGCCTTTGAGCTTTGGAAATCCGAAACCGACATTGCGGCGTCGCACATTCAGCGGCACGGCGAAAAGGATAATTTTTGGGAAATGGGCGAAACCGGACCCTGCGGCCCTTGCTCCGAAATTCACATCGACCTGACGCCCGACAAGTCCGGCGCGGCGCTCGTCAATGCGGGCAGGCCGGAAGTGATTGAAATCTGGAACTTGGTGTTCATCCAATACAACCGCGACGCCGCCGGCAAATTGCATCCGCTGCCGGCCAAACATGTCGACACCGGCATGGGCTTTGAGCGCATTGCGGCGGTGCTTCAAGGCAAAACGTCAAATTACGACTCCGATGTTTTTACGCCGATTTTGAAAAAAATCGGGGACATCACGGGCAAAACTTACGGCGGCTCGATGGAAAGCGACACCGATATGGCCATGCGCGTCCTTGCCGACCACATCCGCACGCTCGCCTTTGCCATCGCCGACGGCGGCACGCCCAGCAACGAAGGGCGCGGCTATGTGCTTCGCCGAATCTTGCGGCGCGGCGTCCGCTACGCCCGTCAGTTGGGACAAAACGAGCCAACTTTGTATAAACTCACCGAAGTGCTGTGCGAAACGATGGGCGATGTTTTCCCTGAACTTGTCGAACGCCGGCAGGTGATCGAACAAGTTATCAAAGCCGAAGAGGAAAGTTTCCTGCAAACCTTAGATCGCGGCATCGAGATTTTCAACGGCGTAACCGAAAAGCTCAAGAAATCCGGCGGCAAGGTTATCGACGGCGCGGATGCCTTCAAGCTCTACGACACCTACGGCTTCCCGCTCGACCTCACGCGGCTCATGGCGGAAGAAATCGGCCTCTCCGTCGACGAAGACGGATTTTTGGCGAACATGAAGGAGCAAAAAGATCGCGCCCGAAAAGACCGCAAGGAAAAATCCGCCGTCGCTGAAGAATCGGGCGAATGGACGATTTTTGCCGAAACCCTTAAAACGGAATTTTCCGGCTACGAGACGCTTGAGCAAAAAAGCCGAATCGCGCGGGCGAAAAAAGCGGGCGAAAAACTCCTGCTCGTCCTTGAAAAAACCCCGTTTTATGCCGAAAGCGGCGGACAGCAGGGCGACAGCGGCGAGATCGAAACGGACGCATTTTCGTTTCATATTTCCGATACGCAAAAAGAAGGCGACCTCGTTTTGCACATCGTGGATAAAATTACCGATAAAGAATCCGGCGACGCGGTTGCGATAGAAAATTTTGACCTTGAAAAATTATCCTCGCTCGAAGCCGACGCAAAAGTAAACGCCGAAACGCGAGGCGCGACGGCGCGAAACCATACGGCGACGCACCTTTTGCACGAAGCCTTGCGCGAAGTTCTCGGCGAGCATGTTCAGCAGAAAGGCTCGCTTGTCGGGCCGGAGCGGCTTCGTTTTGACTTCAGCCATTTTGAGCGCGTTTCGGAGGAGGCGATGGCGCAAATCGAGCAAATCGTCAATGCGCAAATTCGCATGGCGAAAGCTGTGAAAAAGCACGCCGACGTGCCGTTTGAAGACGCCAAAAAGATGGGCGCACTCGCATTTTTCGGCGACAAGTACGGCGATTTTGTGCGCGTTGTGGAAGTGCCGGGCTATTCGGTGGAGTTTTGTGGCGGCACGCATTTGGACAACATCGGCGAAATCGGGCTGCTGAAAATCGTCAGCGAATCGTCGATTGCCTCGGGCATTCGGCGCGTGGAGGCCGTGACAGGCAAGGTCGCCGAAGACCTTTTCCGCAGCGACCGGCGCAAACTGCAAGCCCTGCGCGACACGCTCAGCGCCCAGTCGGAGGATGCCGTTTTGGAGCGCGTCCAAAAGATTTTGGAGGAAAAGAAGGAATTGGAAAAAGAGGTGGAAAAACTTCGCCTTGAACTTGCCGCTTCTGCGCTTGACGGCCTCGTCAAAAATGCGGAAACCTTGAACGGCGTGAAAATTTTGGCCGCTGAGGTCAAAGTTTCCGGTGCGGACGAACTCAAGCAGCTTGGCGAAATGGCGCGTTCGAAGCTCGGCTCGGGTGTGCTGCTTTTGGGCGCGGCGCTCGGCGAAAAAGCCTCGCTTGTGGCGGCGGTGAGCGACGATGTCATCAAGTCGCATAAATTGCAGGCGGGAAAACTCGTCGGCGAGGTGGCGAAAGTCGTCAAGGGCGGCGGCGGCGGACGCCCGAATCTGGCCACCGCCGGCGGCAAAGACCCGCAAAAACTCTCGGAAGCGATTGAAAAATTCAAGGAAATCGTGACGGCGGCGCTCGCTTGA
- a CDS encoding tetratricopeptide repeat protein: MLKDLGEYEAAKTLLEKAVKSDEKNFGEAHPYTARSYSSLAT; the protein is encoded by the coding sequence GTGCTAAAAGACTTAGGCGAGTATGAAGCGGCAAAAACGCTCCTGGAAAAAGCCGTGAAATCGGATGAGAAAAACTTCGGCGAGGCGCATCCCTACACCGCAAGAAGCTATTCCAGTTTAGCTACGTAA
- a CDS encoding tetratricopeptide repeat protein, whose translation MKSDEKNFGEAHPTTAVRYSNLATVLKDLGEYEAAKTLLEKAVKSDEKNFGEAHPTTAVSYSNLATVLKDLGEYEAAKTLLEKAVKSDEKNFGEAHPTTAVSYSNLATVLKDLGEYEAAKTLLEKAVKSDEKNFGEAHPTTAVSYSNLATVLKDLGEYEAAKTLLEKAVKSDEKNFGEAHPTTAVSYSNLATVLKDLGEYEAAKTLLEKAVKSDEKNFGEAHPTTARSYSNLATVLQALGEYEAAKTLLEKAVKSAEKNFGEAHPTTAVRYSNLATVLKDLGEYEAAKTLLEKAVKSAEKNFGEAHPTTARSYSNLAMVLQDLGEYEAAKTLLEKAVKSAEKNFGEAHPTTARSYSNLAMVLQDLGEYEAALEYLAKAVAIFEKVLPPCHPNIATVKNN comes from the coding sequence GTGAAATCGGATGAGAAAAACTTCGGCGAGGCGCATCCGACCACCGCCGTCCGCTATTCCAATTTAGCTACGGTGCTAAAAGACTTAGGCGAGTATGAAGCGGCAAAAACGCTCCTGGAAAAAGCCGTGAAATCGGATGAGAAAAACTTCGGCGAGGCGCATCCGACCACCGCCGTCAGCTATTCCAATTTAGCTACGGTGCTAAAAGACTTAGGCGAGTATGAAGCGGCAAAAACGCTCCTGGAAAAAGCCGTGAAATCGGATGAGAAAAACTTCGGCGAGGCGCATCCGACCACCGCCGTCAGCTATTCCAATTTAGCTACGGTGCTAAAAGACTTAGGCGAGTATGAAGCGGCAAAAACGCTCCTGGAAAAAGCCGTGAAATCGGATGAGAAAAACTTCGGCGAGGCGCATCCGACCACCGCCGTCAGCTATTCCAATTTAGCTACGGTGCTAAAAGACTTAGGCGAGTATGAAGCGGCAAAAACGCTCCTGGAAAAAGCCGTGAAATCGGATGAGAAAAACTTCGGCGAGGCGCATCCGACCACCGCCGTCAGCTATTCCAATTTAGCTACGGTGCTAAAAGACTTAGGCGAGTATGAAGCGGCAAAAACGCTCCTGGAAAAAGCCGTGAAATCGGATGAGAAAAACTTCGGCGAGGCGCATCCGACCACCGCAAGAAGCTATTCCAATTTAGCTACGGTGCTACAAGCGTTAGGCGAGTATGAAGCGGCAAAAACGCTCCTAGAAAAAGCCGTGAAATCGGCTGAGAAAAACTTCGGCGAGGCGCATCCGACCACCGCCGTCCGCTATTCCAATTTAGCTACGGTGCTAAAAGACTTAGGCGAGTATGAAGCGGCAAAAACGCTCCTGGAAAAAGCCGTGAAATCGGCTGAGAAAAACTTCGGCGAGGCGCATCCGACCACCGCAAGAAGCTATTCCAATTTAGCTATGGTGCTACAAGACTTAGGCGAGTATGAAGCGGCAAAAACGCTCCTGGAAAAAGCCGTGAAATCGGCTGAGAAAAACTTCGGCGAGGCGCATCCGACCACCGCAAGAAGCTATTCCAATTTAGCTATGGTGCTACAAGACTTAGGCGAGTATGAAGCGGCGCTTGAATATTTGGCAAAAGCAGTCGCCATTTTTGAAAAAGTTTTGCCGCCCTGTCATCCAAATATTGCAACGGTTAAAAACAATTAG
- the cysS gene encoding cysteine--tRNA ligase, with protein MSLQIYNTLTRKKEIFEPLVDGRVSLYVCGPTVYGHSHLGHAKSYVSFDVVARWLRQLGYKVKYVQNITDVGHLTDDADEGDDKIIAQAKREHIDPMEVAQFYARSFFADMDALGNQRPNISPTATGHIPEQIALIEQLIEKNHAYEVNGNVYFDVASFEGYGKLSGRINQEELEAGARVEVRSEKRHPADFALWKKAEPNHLMKWASPWGVGYPGWHIECSAMSMKYLGETFDIHGGGLENQFPHHDCEIAQSECATGKPFVRYWMHNNMVTVNGQKMGKSLGNSISLKDIFKKFPPVVIRFFILQSHYRSTLDFSDAAIEAAQTGLKKLQESAARLNEAQAGKTDLDLAPYEQRFTDAMNDDFNAPMAIAVLFDLAREINSALAADGLSATSLENAKAFFETYANGVLGILSTAGESDAAGSDKDKERLEGVMALVLELRQAARKNKDFATADKIRDGLTGIGIEVKDTKDGAIWKTV; from the coding sequence ATGTCCTTACAAATTTATAATACACTGACTCGCAAAAAAGAAATTTTTGAACCGTTAGTCGATGGGCGGGTTTCGCTTTATGTGTGCGGCCCAACCGTGTATGGCCATTCGCATCTTGGCCACGCAAAAAGTTATGTCTCGTTTGATGTGGTGGCGCGTTGGCTGCGCCAGCTTGGCTATAAAGTCAAATATGTGCAAAATATCACCGATGTCGGCCATTTGACCGACGACGCCGACGAAGGCGACGACAAAATTATCGCGCAGGCCAAACGCGAACACATTGACCCGATGGAAGTTGCGCAGTTCTACGCGCGTAGCTTTTTTGCCGACATGGACGCGCTCGGCAATCAGCGCCCGAACATTTCGCCGACCGCAACGGGTCACATTCCCGAACAAATCGCGCTGATAGAACAGTTGATCGAGAAAAATCACGCTTACGAAGTGAATGGAAATGTCTACTTCGATGTCGCCTCTTTTGAGGGTTATGGCAAGCTTTCCGGTCGTATCAATCAGGAAGAGCTTGAGGCCGGGGCGCGCGTGGAAGTTCGCAGTGAAAAGCGCCATCCTGCCGATTTTGCGCTTTGGAAAAAAGCCGAGCCGAATCATCTGATGAAATGGGCTTCGCCTTGGGGCGTCGGCTACCCGGGTTGGCATATCGAATGCTCGGCCATGTCGATGAAATATTTGGGCGAGACATTCGACATTCACGGTGGCGGCTTGGAAAATCAGTTTCCGCATCACGATTGCGAAATTGCGCAGTCGGAATGCGCCACCGGCAAGCCATTCGTGCGCTACTGGATGCACAACAACATGGTCACCGTGAACGGCCAAAAAATGGGCAAATCGCTCGGCAACTCGATTTCGCTGAAAGATATTTTCAAGAAATTCCCGCCGGTTGTGATTCGCTTTTTCATTTTGCAATCGCACTATCGCTCCACGCTGGATTTTTCCGATGCGGCCATCGAAGCGGCGCAAACCGGCCTGAAAAAATTGCAGGAATCCGCCGCGCGTTTAAACGAGGCACAAGCGGGCAAAACCGACCTTGACCTTGCGCCTTACGAGCAGCGTTTCACCGATGCCATGAACGACGATTTCAACGCGCCAATGGCCATTGCCGTCCTGTTTGACCTCGCGCGCGAAATCAATTCGGCGTTGGCGGCGGACGGGCTTTCGGCAACTTCGCTCGAAAATGCCAAAGCCTTTTTTGAAACGTATGCGAACGGCGTGTTAGGTATTTTGTCGACTGCAGGCGAAAGTGACGCCGCCGGAAGCGACAAGGATAAAGAACGGCTGGAAGGCGTCATGGCGCTTGTCTTGGAGCTTCGCCAAGCCGCTCGCAAAAACAAGGATTTTGCCACCGCCGACAAAATCCGCGATGGCTTAACCGGCATCGGCATCGAGGTGAAAGACACGAAAGACGGCGCCATTTGGAAAACGGTTTAA
- the rpsT gene encoding 30S ribosomal protein S20 — MPQHKSAEKRVRQSKRRNARNRVHKAEMKKLVKTVKGLIEKSAEKEEVENAYRAAIQKLDRMAVKGYLHKNNASNKKSKLSKLVNRFSKGDAA; from the coding sequence ATGCCACAACATAAATCTGCTGAAAAAAGAGTTCGTCAGTCTAAGCGTCGCAACGCAAGAAACCGTGTGCATAAGGCCGAGATGAAAAAACTTGTGAAAACGGTGAAAGGCTTAATTGAGAAGAGCGCGGAAAAAGAAGAGGTTGAAAACGCATATCGTGCGGCAATCCAGAAGTTAGACCGCATGGCCGTTAAAGGTTACCTTCATAAAAACAACGCCTCAAATAAAAAATCGAAATTATCGAAGCTGGTGAACCGTTTTTCCAAAGGTGACGCAGCCTAA